One bacterium genomic window carries:
- the lpxA gene encoding acyl-ACP--UDP-N-acetylglucosamine O-acyltransferase gives MKTNKIVGPRAVAAAEIHPTAVVDPAAQLGHNVKIGPHAVIGPEVVIGPDCVIGSSVLIDGRTTIGRNNRFFHGAAVGCEPQDKKFGGETTFIEIGDNNDFREYCTVHPATGEGESTRVGSDNLLMAYVHIAHNCHVHDGTVLANAVNLAGHVEVESHAIIGGLTPVHQFVRIGAYAFVGGGSRLPQDVPPYIKVAGNPIEVAGVNSIGLKRKGFTDDDLLNLKRAYRLLYRSGLNVTQALERIAAECVLNQHIEDLMAFIRRSDRGIVR, from the coding sequence ATGAAGACCAACAAGATCGTCGGACCGCGCGCAGTCGCGGCGGCGGAGATCCATCCGACGGCGGTGGTGGATCCGGCGGCCCAGCTCGGCCACAACGTGAAGATCGGGCCGCACGCGGTGATCGGTCCGGAGGTCGTGATCGGGCCGGACTGCGTGATCGGGTCGTCGGTGCTCATCGACGGTCGTACGACCATCGGCCGCAACAACCGCTTCTTCCACGGGGCGGCCGTCGGCTGCGAACCCCAGGACAAGAAGTTCGGCGGCGAGACGACCTTCATCGAGATCGGCGACAACAACGACTTCCGCGAGTACTGCACGGTGCATCCGGCCACGGGGGAAGGCGAGTCGACGCGCGTCGGCAGCGACAACCTGCTCATGGCCTACGTGCACATCGCGCACAACTGCCACGTGCATGACGGCACGGTGCTCGCCAACGCGGTGAACCTCGCCGGCCACGTCGAGGTCGAGAGCCACGCCATCATCGGCGGCCTGACGCCGGTGCACCAGTTCGTCCGCATCGGGGCCTACGCCTTCGTGGGCGGGGGCAGCCGGCTCCCGCAGGACGTGCCGCCCTACATCAAGGTGGCGGGCAACCCCATCGAGGTGGCGGGGGTCAACAGCATCGGCCTGAAGCGCAAGGGCTTCACCGACGACGACCTGCTGAACCTGAAGCGGGCCTACCGCCTGCTGTACCGGTCCGGCCTGAACGTGACCCAGGCCCTCGAGCGCATCGCGGCCGAGTGTGTGCTCAACCAGCACATCGAGGACCTGATGGCCTTCATCCGCCGTTCGGATCGGGGAATCGTGAGGTAG
- a CDS encoding bifunctional UDP-3-O-[3-hydroxymyristoyl] N-acetylglucosamine deacetylase/3-hydroxyacyl-ACP dehydratase, which produces MLWLQKTVKSEVSVSGVGLHSGASSRMTFAPAPINTGLVFVVPGPEGDIEIPAVVENVTGEQDLVRATTLAKDGVTIHTVEHVLAAMSGMGITNCYIRLEGGEPPVATCGSSLTYVEMIDEAGVQDQGLPAMTYKINRPVSWRNGDVEVTAEPADTFLVSFSITYDDAAIGTQEATYEVRPWVFRDEIAPARTFALMRDVAQLQEMGLVKGGSFENALVFDDGVLAGGQQLRFPDECVRHKILDLIGDLALLGMPIQGHVKARLSGHAANVEFTRLLAKVERRMPRIYPPRDPEAWDIASIMKIMPHRYPFLLVDRITGIEPGRRVTGLKNVTINEPFFQGHFPGHPIMPAVLIVEAMAQVGGVLLLSNVDDPRGKLVYFSGIDNARFRSPVTPGDQLRFELEMIKLRGPICKMRGTAWVGDKVVAEADLMSTVVDS; this is translated from the coding sequence GTGCTCTGGTTGCAGAAGACCGTCAAGAGCGAGGTGAGCGTGTCCGGCGTGGGACTCCACTCCGGCGCCTCGTCCCGCATGACGTTCGCGCCGGCCCCCATCAACACGGGGCTGGTCTTCGTCGTGCCCGGGCCGGAGGGCGACATCGAGATCCCGGCGGTGGTGGAGAACGTCACCGGCGAGCAGGATCTCGTCCGCGCCACGACCCTGGCCAAGGACGGCGTGACGATCCACACGGTCGAGCACGTGCTCGCGGCCATGTCCGGCATGGGCATCACCAACTGCTACATCCGGCTCGAGGGCGGCGAACCGCCCGTGGCCACCTGCGGCAGCTCGCTGACCTACGTCGAGATGATCGACGAGGCGGGAGTGCAGGACCAGGGCCTGCCGGCCATGACCTACAAGATCAACCGGCCCGTGTCGTGGCGGAACGGCGACGTGGAGGTGACGGCCGAGCCGGCCGACACGTTCCTGGTCAGCTTCTCCATCACCTATGACGACGCGGCCATCGGAACCCAGGAGGCGACCTACGAGGTGCGACCCTGGGTCTTCCGGGACGAGATCGCCCCGGCCCGGACCTTCGCCCTCATGCGCGACGTGGCGCAGCTGCAGGAGATGGGGCTGGTCAAGGGCGGGTCGTTCGAGAACGCCCTCGTCTTCGACGACGGGGTGTTGGCGGGGGGGCAGCAGCTGCGCTTTCCCGACGAATGCGTGCGGCACAAGATCCTCGACCTGATCGGCGACCTGGCCCTGCTGGGCATGCCGATCCAGGGCCACGTGAAGGCGCGCCTTTCGGGGCACGCCGCCAACGTGGAGTTCACGCGCCTGCTGGCGAAAGTGGAGCGGCGCATGCCGCGGATCTACCCGCCGCGCGATCCGGAGGCGTGGGACATCGCTTCGATCATGAAGATCATGCCCCACCGCTACCCGTTCCTGCTCGTCGACCGGATCACCGGGATCGAGCCGGGCAGGCGGGTGACGGGCCTGAAGAACGTGACGATCAACGAGCCCTTCTTCCAGGGCCATTTCCCGGGCCACCCCATCATGCCGGCGGTGCTGATCGTCGAGGCGATGGCCCAGGTGGGCGGCGTGCTGCTGCTGAGCAACGTGGACGACCCCCGCGGCAAGCTGGTGTACTTCAGCGGCATCGACAACGCCCGCTTCCGGTCGCCGGTCACGCCCGGCGACCAGCTTCGTTTCGAACTGGAAATGATCAAGTTGCGAGGACCGATCTGCAAGATGCGGGGGACCGCATGGGTCGGCGACAAGGTGGTCGCCGAGGCGGATCTGATGTCCACCGTGGTGGACAGCTGA
- the lpxD gene encoding UDP-3-O-(3-hydroxymyristoyl)glucosamine N-acyltransferase, with translation MLPLRLSEIAARVGGRLVGDADPVVTGAAALADAGPGDLGFVVDAARLPEAVASAAGALLIGPDMVVDKPAVRVEDPYRAFAAVLGSLAIPLERAFPPGVHPTAVIDPDADVAAAAAIGPYCVVGAGTVLAQGVRLGAHVVLGCDVRVGRDTLIHAQAVVREGCVLGARVVVHAGVVVGSDGFGYLPGPSGLAKVPQVGIVEVQDDVELGAGVTIDRATTGRTVIGAGTKLDNQVQIAHNVRVGSHCALSAQTGVAGSSTLGDGVVCGGQVGIADHVTIGDGAQIGAQSGVISDVAPGSRLFGTPVQDVKAAFRTYGAARRVPALLVRVRELEAKLAGLEARLTDAPRGAADDQES, from the coding sequence ATGCTGCCGCTGAGGTTGAGCGAAATCGCGGCCCGTGTCGGCGGCCGACTCGTCGGCGACGCCGATCCGGTCGTCACCGGCGCGGCGGCCCTGGCCGATGCCGGGCCCGGCGATCTGGGCTTCGTGGTGGACGCGGCCCGGTTGCCCGAGGCGGTGGCGAGCGCGGCCGGTGCCCTGCTGATCGGGCCGGACATGGTGGTGGACAAGCCGGCGGTGCGGGTGGAAGATCCGTACCGGGCCTTCGCCGCCGTGCTCGGCAGCCTGGCGATCCCCCTCGAGCGGGCCTTCCCGCCGGGGGTGCATCCGACGGCGGTGATCGATCCGGACGCCGACGTGGCGGCGGCCGCCGCCATCGGACCCTACTGCGTGGTGGGGGCCGGCACGGTGCTGGCGCAGGGGGTGCGTCTGGGGGCCCACGTGGTGCTCGGCTGCGACGTGCGGGTGGGGCGCGACACGTTGATCCATGCCCAGGCCGTGGTCCGTGAGGGCTGTGTGCTGGGTGCGCGGGTCGTCGTGCACGCCGGCGTGGTCGTCGGCAGCGACGGGTTCGGCTACCTGCCGGGGCCGTCCGGCCTGGCGAAGGTGCCCCAGGTGGGCATCGTCGAGGTGCAGGACGACGTGGAACTGGGCGCCGGGGTGACGATCGATCGGGCGACCACCGGTCGCACCGTGATCGGGGCCGGCACCAAGCTCGACAACCAGGTCCAGATCGCCCACAACGTGCGCGTGGGGAGCCATTGCGCCCTGAGCGCGCAGACGGGCGTGGCCGGCAGCAGCACCCTGGGCGACGGGGTGGTCTGCGGCGGGCAGGTCGGCATCGCCGACCACGTGACCATCGGGGACGGCGCGCAGATCGGCGCCCAGTCGGGCGTGATCTCGGACGTGGCGCCGGGCAGCCGACTCTTCGGCACCCCGGTCCAGGACGTGAAGGCGGCCTTCCGCACCTACGGCGCCGCGCGGCGCGTGCCGGCCCTGCTGGTCCGGGTGCGGGAGCTCGAAGCGAAACTTGCCGGCCTCGAAGCCCGGCTGACCGACGCCCCGCGGGGCGCCGCGGACGATCAGGAGAGCTGA
- a CDS encoding OmpH family outer membrane protein has product MSKNRMIAATATLLVAVAALAGPAAAEHKPLAVVDSQRIAEEYEAARDAQEQYQKFLRELELEVAEREKVLTAMAEEIESQKLLLGEDALATKVQAFEQKRAEYFQFRESIDQRAEAEYEAKITPILDQIKTIVERIGKEKDYGMIVDSAALAVLFLDPKYDLTNDVLAALARGDD; this is encoded by the coding sequence ATGAGCAAGAACCGTATGATCGCCGCGACCGCGACGCTGCTGGTGGCGGTGGCCGCCCTGGCCGGACCGGCCGCCGCCGAGCACAAGCCCCTGGCGGTCGTCGACTCGCAGCGCATCGCCGAGGAGTACGAGGCGGCCCGGGACGCCCAGGAGCAGTACCAGAAGTTCCTGCGTGAGCTCGAGCTCGAGGTGGCGGAGCGGGAGAAGGTCCTGACGGCCATGGCCGAGGAGATCGAGAGCCAGAAGCTGCTGCTGGGCGAGGACGCCCTGGCGACCAAGGTGCAGGCCTTCGAGCAGAAGCGGGCCGAGTACTTCCAGTTCCGCGAGAGCATCGACCAGCGGGCCGAGGCGGAGTACGAAGCGAAGATCACGCCGATCCTCGACCAGATCAAGACGATCGTCGAGCGGATCGGCAAGGAGAAGGACTACGGCATGATCGTCGATTCGGCGGCCCTGGCGGTCCTCTTCCTCGATCCCAAGTACGATTTGACGAATGATGTGCTCGCGGCCCTCGCCCGGGGCGATGACTAG